A genomic stretch from Telmatocola sphagniphila includes:
- a CDS encoding serine/threonine protein kinase, producing the protein MIGRVFMGRYEAVRLLGEGGMGKVYLAHQLDLNRQVVIKVMHEHVAADPIFRERFQRETMLMARFQHPNAVTLYDASLTDGPCIVMEYVKGLNLDLLLQKNNRFSPGRVGRIIGQLCEVLQAAHDNGMIHRDLKPSNLMIVDFDSPRERLKVMDFGLAKLTYSASLEEIKENNLSGSNFEFALGTPGYICPEQVRGDSVDHRGDLYSVGVIMYELLTGRLPFSSASIMDMMIAHATDVPPSFKDIGLGRQIPSIIEDVVMRCLEKDPNRRPQCARDLAEEYETAVAIVESGMESKLENQPPPGMQKPVDPLAFVQDPTTIAYVMEAWMPESIALIKLRGYASDNYGNVLESVPGHIRLEINPGAPPRSSWSSLFGRKPEHLNVELNLRNADTGRANNLFIQVVFRPNHISQLQDPVWRSRCSSAFVELRSYLMGK; encoded by the coding sequence ATGATAGGCCGTGTTTTTATGGGACGGTATGAAGCCGTCCGCCTCCTGGGTGAAGGGGGTATGGGAAAAGTGTATCTCGCGCATCAGCTTGATCTCAACCGGCAGGTTGTTATCAAGGTCATGCACGAGCACGTAGCGGCCGATCCCATCTTTCGCGAGAGATTTCAGCGCGAAACGATGTTAATGGCTCGCTTTCAGCACCCAAACGCCGTGACACTTTACGATGCGTCGCTGACGGATGGCCCCTGCATTGTCATGGAATACGTCAAAGGACTGAATCTCGACCTGCTTCTGCAGAAAAACAATCGATTCTCACCGGGCCGGGTCGGACGAATTATCGGCCAGCTTTGCGAAGTGCTGCAAGCGGCCCACGACAATGGCATGATTCATCGGGATTTGAAGCCCAGTAATCTGATGATCGTCGATTTCGATTCGCCTCGCGAACGATTGAAGGTCATGGATTTTGGACTGGCCAAACTGACCTACTCGGCCTCGCTCGAAGAGATCAAAGAGAATAATCTATCCGGTTCGAATTTCGAATTTGCCCTCGGAACCCCCGGCTATATCTGTCCGGAACAGGTGCGGGGCGATTCTGTCGATCATCGTGGCGATCTCTATTCGGTCGGCGTGATCATGTATGAACTCCTGACGGGCCGATTGCCTTTCAGCAGTGCCTCGATCATGGATATGATGATTGCCCATGCGACGGACGTACCCCCAAGCTTCAAAGACATTGGTTTGGGACGACAGATCCCGTCGATTATCGAAGATGTGGTGATGCGGTGCCTGGAGAAGGATCCGAATCGTCGGCCGCAATGTGCCCGCGATCTGGCCGAGGAGTACGAAACCGCGGTAGCCATCGTGGAATCCGGGATGGAATCGAAGCTGGAAAACCAGCCTCCCCCCGGAATGCAGAAACCGGTGGATCCGCTCGCTTTCGTTCAAGATCCGACCACCATTGCCTACGTGATGGAAGCTTGGATGCCGGAATCGATTGCACTCATCAAATTGCGCGGCTACGCTTCAGATAACTACGGCAACGTCCTTGAGAGTGTACCGGGACATATTCGACTGGAAATCAACCCCGGTGCTCCCCCGAGAAGTAGCTGGTCTTCTCTGTTCGGGCGCAAGCCCGAACATCTCAATGTGGAATTGAATCTTCGGAATGCGGATACCGGCCGGGCTAACAATCTATTCATCCAAGTCGTATTCCGTCCTAACCACATCAGCCAACTACAGGATCCGGTTTGGCGATCCCGCTGCTCCAGCGCGTTCGTAGAACTCCGATCTTACCTCATGGGTAAGTAA